A stretch of Prunus dulcis chromosome 6, ALMONDv2, whole genome shotgun sequence DNA encodes these proteins:
- the LOC117630962 gene encoding MLO-like protein 6 — protein MAAATSGRSLEQTPTWAVAVVCFVLVLISIIIEHLIELVAKWLKKKHKRALHEALEKVKSELMLLGFISLLLTVGQGPISNICISEKLGNTWHPCGKKQETKMNKEKDTEHDDETPSRRLLSLFNQSDVGVRRVLAAAGTDNCAAKGKVPFISADGIHQLHIFIFVLAVFHILYCILTMALGRAKMSSWKRWEKETRTAEYQFSHDPDRFRFARDTSFGRRHLSYWTQTPLLMWIVCFFRQFVRSVPKVDYLTLRHGFIMAHLAPQSHQKFNFQKYINRSLEEDFKVVVGISPPIWFFAVIFLLFNTHGWYSYLWLPFIPLIIILLVGTKLQVIITKMGLRIQERGEVVKGVPVVQPGDDLFWFNRPRLILYLINFVLFQNAFQLAFFAWSWYEFSLKSCFHEHIEDIIIRVSMGILIQILCSYVTLPLYALVTQMGSTMKPTIFNERVAAALRNWHHTARKHIKHNKGSVTPISSRPATPSHHMSPIHLLRNYRSEVDSFYNSPRRSNFEGERWDTESPSPSHHLHVDGTSSSHHHQIELGNVEHERDVDVNEPNSVHAAPTTTTTSQLARTQHEISMGRTKDFSFDNRQSI, from the exons ATGGCAGCCGCAACCTCAGGAAGATCATTAGAGCAAACGCCGACATGGGCTGTTGCCGTagtctgttttgttttggtcttAATTTCAATCATCATTGAGCACTTAATCGAACTCGTAGCAAAG tGGTTGAAGAAGAAACACAAAAGAGCTCTCCATGAAGCTCTAGAAAAGGTCAAATCAG AGCTCATGCTTTTGGGGTTCATATCCTTGCTCCTAACAGTAGGACAAGGCCCCATATCAAACATTTGCATATCAGAGAAACTTGGCAACACTTGGCATCCTTGTGGCaagaagcaagaaaccaaaatgAACAAGGAGAAGGATACAGAGCATGACGATGAAACCCCAAGTAGGAGATTACTCTCACTGTTCAATCAGTCTGATGTTGGCGTACGCCGCGTTTTGGCGGCTGCTGGCACCGACAACTGTGCAGCAAAG GGGAAAGTTCCATTTATATCCGCGGATGGTATTCATCAACTGCATATTTTTATCTTCGTGTTGGCAGTTTTCCATATCCTTTATTGCATCCTCACCATGGCTTTAGGAAGAGCCAAG ATGAGTAGCTGGAAGCGGTGggaaaaggaaacaagaacAGCTGAATATCAATTCTCGCATG ACCCAGACAGGTTCAGGTTTGCAAGGGACACATCTTTTGGGAGGAGGCATTTAAGCTACTGGACCCAAACACCTTTACTCATGTGGATA GTTTGTTTTTTCAGACAATTTGTTAGGTCGGTTCCTAAAGTTGATTACTTAACCCTGCGGCATGGGTTTATCATG GCACATTTAGCACCCCAAAGCCATCAGAaattcaatttccaaaaataCATAAACAGATCCCTTGAAGAGGATTTCAAGGTGGTTGTGGGAATCAG CCCTCCAATTTGGTTCTTTGCTGTGATATTTCTACTCTTCAATACTCACG GATGGTATTCTTATCTTTGGCTACCCTTTATCCCATTGATT ATCATTCTCTTGGTGGGGACCAAGCTACAGGTGATCATAACCAAAATGGGTCTTAGAATCCAAGAAAGAGGAGAGGTGGTGAAGGGGGTTCCGGTGGTTCAACCTGGTGATGACCTCTTCTGGTTCAACCGGCCTCGCCTCATTCTCTATCTCATcaactttgttctctttcag AATGCCTTCCAGCTTGCTTTCTTTGCATGGAGTTGG tATGAATTTAGTTTGAAATCTTGCTTCCATGAGCACATTGAGGACATAATCATCAGAGTTTCAATGGG GATCCTTATACAGATTCTGTGCAGTTATGTCACTCTCCCCCTCTATGCCCTTGTCACACAG ATGGGTTCAACCATGAAGCCGACCATATTCAATGAAAGAGTAGCCGCTGCCCTGCGCAACTGGCATCACACGGCAAGGAAGCACATAAAGCATAACAAAGGGTCCGTGACCCCAATTTCTAGTAGGCCAGCCACCCCATCCCACCACATGTCCCCTATCCACCTCCTCCGGAATTATCGGAGTGAGGTGGACAGCTTCTACAACTCACCACGAAGATCGAACTTCGAGGGTGAACGTTGGGACACGGAGTCACCTTCCCCGTCACACCACCTCCATGTGGATGGTACTTCATCCTCCCACCATCACCAAATCGAATTGGGAAATGTAGAGCATGAGAGGGATGTTGATGTCAACGAACCAAACTCGGTTCATGCAGCTCCTACCACAACAACAACCAGTCAACTGGCTCGAACCCAACATGAAATTAGTATGGGGCGGACCAAAGACTTCTCGTTTGACAATAGGCAAAGTATATAA